A region of Mycolicibacterium brumae DNA encodes the following proteins:
- a CDS encoding acetoin reductase, with the protein MSLNGKVALVTGGGRGIGRAIALRLARDGADIALVDLTAGGIDAVAAEISALGRASTAITADVSDRDQVFAAVDQAAEALGGLDIMVNNAGIAMVGPIADVTPEELRRLWAINVDGVLWGIQAAVAKFRALGNAADGKVSKVINASSIAGHDGFAMLGPYSATKFAVRALTQAAAKEHAAEAVTVNAYCPGVVGTDMWVEIDKRFATLTGAAEGETYDKYVGGIALGRAQTPEDVAGFVSYLAGPDADYMTGQSVLIDGGLVYR; encoded by the coding sequence ATGTCCCTGAATGGCAAAGTCGCACTGGTCACCGGTGGCGGGCGCGGAATCGGGCGTGCCATCGCGCTGCGATTGGCCCGCGATGGGGCGGACATCGCCCTCGTCGACCTGACTGCCGGCGGCATCGACGCGGTGGCCGCCGAGATCAGCGCCCTAGGCCGCGCCAGCACCGCCATCACCGCTGACGTCAGCGATCGGGACCAGGTGTTCGCCGCCGTCGACCAGGCCGCGGAGGCCCTCGGCGGGCTGGACATCATGGTCAACAACGCCGGGATCGCGATGGTCGGCCCGATCGCCGATGTCACGCCCGAGGAATTGCGCCGGCTGTGGGCGATCAACGTCGATGGCGTGCTGTGGGGCATCCAGGCGGCGGTGGCGAAGTTCCGCGCGCTGGGCAACGCCGCGGATGGCAAGGTCAGCAAGGTGATCAACGCGTCGTCGATCGCCGGGCACGACGGCTTCGCGATGCTCGGCCCCTACAGCGCCACCAAGTTCGCCGTCCGCGCGCTCACCCAGGCCGCGGCGAAAGAACACGCCGCCGAGGCTGTCACGGTCAACGCCTACTGCCCGGGCGTGGTGGGCACCGACATGTGGGTCGAGATCGACAAGCGATTCGCCACATTGACCGGCGCCGCGGAGGGCGAGACGTACGACAAATACGTCGGCGGCATCGCGCTGGGACGTGCCCAGACCCCTGAGGACGTCGCCGGCTTCGTGTCGTATCTGGCCGGACCCGACGCCGATTACATGACCGGGCAATCGGTGCTGATCGACGGCGGTCTGGTCTATCGCTGA
- a CDS encoding GAF domain-containing protein encodes MDGSAAPEPAVAVGEDPRSYARLMSAVYDATMAGARAPARPRAVIGDSWRRMLASGVHPDQPVQPVVESAGLEMLRHASGLASVLDQVSRGLESIVAEGANILVVADAQGRVLWRSGSPAVLHNADRLGFVEGACWGEHAVGTNAIGTALVSQRAVQVFSAEHFLRSHHSWTCAGAPIRDPRTGQVIGVADVSGPAPTVHPTTVALVDAVARLAESHLREQHYVALNRLRSVAAPILARVGAPALAVDTDGWVAAVDALPLRNRVLLPEQMAPGRVWIAGVGPCDAELLPGGWLLRVSSDDATAPVSRAVLDLRSPGAALEMVGQFGSWRRDISLRHAEILLVLATCPGGRSATELATALYGDSSRVVTVRAEMSRLRKQLAGLIVGRPYRFAPDVTVEVRYPADRASVLPASTSPAVRAEWLDGM; translated from the coding sequence ATGGACGGTTCGGCGGCGCCGGAGCCGGCGGTCGCCGTCGGCGAGGACCCGCGCTCATACGCGCGGCTGATGTCGGCCGTCTATGACGCGACGATGGCCGGCGCCCGGGCGCCGGCCCGGCCTCGCGCCGTCATCGGCGACTCCTGGCGGCGGATGCTGGCCAGCGGCGTCCACCCCGATCAGCCGGTCCAACCGGTGGTCGAGTCTGCCGGGTTGGAGATGCTGCGGCACGCGTCCGGGCTGGCCTCGGTACTCGACCAGGTGTCCCGCGGCTTGGAGTCGATCGTCGCCGAAGGCGCCAACATCCTGGTGGTCGCCGACGCCCAGGGTCGGGTGCTGTGGCGCTCCGGGTCACCGGCGGTGCTGCACAACGCCGACCGACTCGGATTCGTCGAAGGGGCCTGTTGGGGTGAGCACGCGGTCGGCACCAACGCCATCGGCACGGCATTGGTGTCCCAGCGCGCGGTGCAGGTGTTCTCCGCGGAGCATTTCCTGCGCAGCCATCATTCATGGACCTGCGCCGGCGCCCCGATTCGCGACCCGCGCACCGGTCAGGTCATCGGCGTGGCCGATGTGTCCGGCCCGGCGCCCACCGTGCATCCCACCACCGTCGCGCTGGTCGACGCCGTCGCACGGTTGGCCGAGTCGCATCTGCGTGAACAGCACTATGTCGCGCTGAACCGGCTGAGGTCGGTGGCGGCCCCGATCCTTGCGCGCGTCGGCGCCCCGGCATTGGCCGTCGACACCGACGGCTGGGTCGCCGCGGTGGACGCGCTGCCGTTGCGCAATCGGGTCCTGCTGCCCGAACAGATGGCGCCGGGGCGGGTGTGGATCGCGGGGGTGGGTCCATGCGACGCCGAACTGCTGCCTGGAGGCTGGCTGCTGCGGGTGTCCTCCGACGACGCGACCGCGCCGGTGTCGCGGGCGGTGTTGGACCTGCGTTCGCCCGGCGCCGCGCTGGAGATGGTCGGGCAGTTCGGCTCGTGGCGGCGGGACATCTCGCTGCGGCACGCGGAAATTCTGCTGGTGTTGGCCACCTGCCCGGGAGGTCGTTCGGCCACCGAGTTAGCCACCGCGCTCTACGGCGACTCCAGCCGGGTAGTCACCGTCCGCGCCGAGATGTCACGGCTGCGCAAACAGCTGGCGGGCCTGATCGTGGGTCGGCCGTACCGTTTTGCGCCGGATGTCACCGTCGAAGTCCGCTACCCGGCCGATCGTGCCAGTGTGCTGCCCGCGTCGACGTCGCCCGCCGTTCGGGCTGAATGGCTGGATGGGATGTGA
- a CDS encoding nitroreductase/quinone reductase family protein codes for MSLKRTVVHNFQRLVVNPLGRKLPITMLETTGRKSGQPRHTAIGGKLVGNSFWLVSEHGEHSDYVKNIKANPAVRLRLRDTWRNGTAVPLPDDDPVARLGQLPGGNSGVVRLLGTDLLTIRIDLD; via the coding sequence ATGAGCCTCAAACGCACTGTCGTGCACAACTTCCAGCGCCTGGTGGTCAACCCGCTGGGCCGCAAGCTCCCGATCACCATGCTGGAGACCACTGGGCGCAAATCAGGGCAGCCTCGGCACACCGCGATCGGCGGCAAGCTGGTGGGCAATTCGTTCTGGCTGGTCTCCGAGCACGGTGAGCACTCCGACTACGTCAAGAACATCAAGGCCAACCCCGCCGTGCGGTTGCGCCTGCGCGACACCTGGCGCAACGGCACGGCGGTGCCGCTGCCCGACGACGATCCGGTAGCGCGGCTGGGCCAGCTGCCCGGCGGGAACAGCGGTGTTGTGCGCCTGCTGGGCACCGACCTGCTGACCATCCGGATCGACCTGGACTGA
- a CDS encoding AMIN-like domain-containing (lipo)protein has product MSARAMAVVLLVLALASCGRPATEAAQPNVAATPSTSDVASTSDVPSSSDSAFSTTDVSASDSGAYAHLSDVRVGQHDRFDRVVFAFTDVVPGYRIGYRSLPLHHDPSALEIPLPGATAGLPVVFSPATAAGWTDDPRTYFGPETVTGDTAVVTQATAAGDFERMLSWAIGRNPTRSVPF; this is encoded by the coding sequence ATGAGCGCCCGCGCGATGGCCGTCGTGCTGCTCGTCCTCGCGCTGGCCTCGTGCGGCCGGCCCGCGACCGAGGCCGCGCAACCGAACGTCGCTGCGACGCCGAGCACCTCAGACGTGGCGAGCACCTCAGACGTGCCGAGCAGCTCAGATTCGGCCTTCTCCACCACCGATGTCAGCGCCTCGGACTCCGGCGCATACGCGCACCTGTCCGACGTCCGGGTCGGCCAGCACGACAGGTTCGACCGGGTGGTGTTCGCGTTCACCGACGTCGTCCCCGGCTATCGGATCGGCTATCGGTCCCTGCCGCTGCACCATGACCCGTCGGCGCTGGAAATCCCGCTGCCCGGCGCCACGGCCGGCCTACCGGTCGTGTTCTCCCCCGCCACCGCCGCCGGCTGGACCGACGATCCGCGCACCTACTTCGGCCCGGAGACCGTCACCGGCGACACCGCCGTCGTCACCCAGGCCACCGCCGCCGGAGACTTCGAGCGCATGCTGAGTTGGGCAATCGGGCGCAATCCCACACGCTCAGTCCCCTTTTGA
- a CDS encoding glutamine synthetase III has protein sequence MSGNAMRLAAINNVEAYVPPPFSFDPSEAPGSIFGANVFTKAEMQLRLPKSVYKSVVATIEKGSKLDPQVADAVAAAMKDWALSKGATHYAHVFYPMTGFTAEKHDSFLEPVSDGETLAEFAGKTLIQGEPDASSFPSGGLRSTFEARGYTGWDVTSPAYILENPNGNTLCIPTVFVSMTGEALDYKTPLLRSQQAMGLHAERILRLFGHADVGKVVSFCGPEQEYFLVDRHFFVARPDLINAGRTLFGAKPPKGQEFDDHYFGAVPDRVLAFMMDTERELFKLGIPAKTRHNEVAPAQFEVAPMFEKANIAADHQQLLMTVFKNIAKKHGMECLFHEKPFAGVNGSGKHVNFSVGNSDLGSLLVPGDNPHDNAQFLVFCAAVIRAVHKYSGLLRVSVASATNDHRLGANEAPPAIISIFLGDQLADVFEQIAKGSATSSKGKGIMHIGVDTLPTLPTDPGDRNRTSPFAFTGNRFEFRAPGSNQTIAVPMIVLNTIMADSLDYMASVLETAVAEGKDFDTAVQTLLTDIITEHGAIIFNGDGYSENWQIEAAARGLPNLKTSLDAIPELITPEAVEVFERFGVFKERELHSRYEVRLEQYALTVGVEAKLALEIGSTVILPAAVRYQTELAQNVAALKAAGIDADTSLLQAVSTPITELTAALATLKAALSDHSATSALEEATHAQKALLPATEAVRAAADTLETIVADDLWPLPTYQEMLYIL, from the coding sequence TTGAGCGGAAACGCAATGCGCCTTGCGGCCATCAACAACGTCGAGGCGTATGTGCCCCCACCGTTCAGTTTCGACCCCAGTGAGGCCCCGGGGTCGATCTTCGGCGCCAACGTGTTCACCAAGGCCGAAATGCAGCTTCGGCTGCCGAAATCGGTGTACAAGTCCGTCGTCGCGACCATCGAGAAGGGCTCCAAACTGGACCCTCAGGTCGCCGACGCGGTCGCCGCGGCGATGAAGGACTGGGCGCTGTCCAAGGGCGCCACCCACTACGCGCATGTGTTCTACCCGATGACCGGTTTCACCGCGGAGAAGCACGACAGCTTCCTGGAGCCGGTCTCCGACGGTGAGACGCTTGCCGAGTTCGCCGGCAAGACCCTGATCCAGGGCGAGCCGGACGCGTCCAGCTTCCCCTCCGGCGGTCTGCGCAGCACCTTCGAAGCCCGCGGCTACACCGGGTGGGATGTCACCAGCCCGGCCTACATCCTGGAGAATCCGAACGGCAACACGCTGTGCATCCCGACGGTGTTCGTCTCGATGACCGGTGAGGCGCTGGACTACAAAACCCCGCTGCTACGCAGCCAGCAGGCCATGGGACTGCACGCCGAGCGCATCCTGCGCCTCTTCGGGCACGCCGACGTCGGCAAGGTCGTCTCGTTCTGCGGCCCCGAGCAGGAATACTTCCTGGTGGACCGGCACTTCTTCGTCGCGCGCCCGGATCTGATCAACGCAGGCCGCACCCTGTTCGGCGCCAAGCCGCCGAAGGGCCAGGAATTCGACGACCACTACTTCGGCGCGGTGCCCGACCGCGTGCTGGCGTTCATGATGGACACCGAACGGGAGCTGTTCAAGCTCGGCATTCCCGCCAAGACCCGGCACAACGAGGTCGCGCCCGCACAATTCGAGGTCGCGCCGATGTTCGAGAAGGCCAATATCGCCGCCGACCATCAACAGCTGCTGATGACGGTGTTCAAGAACATCGCCAAGAAGCACGGTATGGAATGCCTGTTCCACGAGAAGCCGTTCGCCGGCGTCAACGGCTCGGGCAAGCACGTGAACTTCTCGGTCGGCAACTCCGATCTGGGCTCGCTGTTGGTGCCGGGCGACAATCCGCACGACAACGCCCAGTTCCTGGTGTTCTGCGCCGCGGTCATCCGCGCCGTGCACAAGTACTCCGGACTGCTGCGGGTTTCGGTGGCCTCGGCGACCAACGATCATCGGCTGGGCGCCAACGAGGCGCCGCCGGCGATCATCTCGATCTTCCTCGGCGACCAGCTCGCCGACGTCTTCGAGCAGATCGCCAAGGGCTCGGCGACGTCGTCAAAAGGCAAGGGCATCATGCATATTGGCGTCGACACCCTGCCGACGCTGCCCACCGACCCGGGCGACCGCAACCGCACCAGCCCGTTCGCGTTCACCGGCAACCGGTTCGAGTTCCGCGCGCCGGGCTCGAACCAGACCATCGCGGTCCCGATGATCGTGCTCAACACCATCATGGCCGACTCGCTGGACTATATGGCCTCGGTGCTGGAGACCGCCGTCGCCGAGGGCAAGGACTTCGACACCGCGGTGCAGACGCTGCTCACCGACATCATCACCGAGCACGGCGCGATCATCTTCAACGGCGACGGCTACTCGGAGAACTGGCAGATCGAGGCCGCGGCCCGCGGCCTGCCCAACCTCAAGACCAGCCTCGACGCCATCCCCGAACTGATCACCCCGGAGGCCGTCGAGGTGTTCGAGCGCTTCGGCGTGTTCAAGGAACGCGAGTTGCACAGTCGCTATGAGGTGCGACTGGAGCAGTACGCGCTGACCGTGGGGGTGGAGGCCAAGCTGGCCCTGGAGATCGGCTCGACGGTGATCTTGCCCGCCGCCGTGCGGTATCAGACCGAACTCGCCCAGAACGTGGCCGCGCTGAAGGCAGCGGGCATCGACGCCGACACCTCGCTGCTGCAAGCCGTCTCGACGCCGATCACCGAACTGACCGCAGCACTGGCCACGTTGAAGGCCGCGTTGTCCGATCATTCAGCCACCTCGGCTCTCGAGGAGGCCACTCACGCCCAGAAGGCGCTGCTGCCGGCGACCGAGGCCGTCCGCGCCGCCGCCGATACGCTGGAAACCATTGTGGCCGATGACCTTTGGCCGCTTCCGACCTACCAGGAGATGCTCTACATCCTCTGA
- a CDS encoding serine hydrolase domain-containing protein: MSRPTVLLGGGVDEGYGRVADAFRANLSSGQEVGAAFSVYRDGRKVVDLWGGYRDGVTGAPWTQDTVVNMFSSTKGVASLAVALAVSRGLLDYEAKVADYWPEFAQAGKAEVSVRQLLAHQAGLAAIHPALTLRDLADLPRLADKLAAQKPNWPPGERHGYHGITLGWYEGELIRRVDPAGRSLGRFFAEEIAAPMGLDFYIGLPDSVDRDRVALLDTWPFTRLLLNLDKFPPKMVAALFNPRSLSFRALRSVKGVSNLSKFNNDEVRKVEMPAANGTGTARSVAQLYGDAATGGAQLGLTPEVFGELKRAPTPPTGGVRDMVLHTDSAFALGFLKSTPFSVFGSSDDAFGTPGAGGSFGFADPDTGVGYSYVMNKLGVHLISDPRELALRQTLFRDVLGARPQS, translated from the coding sequence ATGAGCCGTCCCACCGTGCTGCTCGGCGGCGGAGTCGACGAGGGGTACGGCAGGGTCGCCGACGCGTTCCGGGCGAACCTGTCCAGCGGCCAGGAGGTGGGTGCGGCGTTCTCGGTGTACCGGGACGGGCGCAAGGTCGTCGACCTGTGGGGCGGCTACCGCGACGGCGTGACCGGCGCGCCGTGGACGCAAGACACCGTGGTCAACATGTTCTCCTCCACCAAAGGCGTTGCCTCCCTCGCGGTCGCACTGGCGGTGTCCCGGGGCCTGCTGGACTACGAGGCGAAGGTGGCCGATTACTGGCCGGAGTTCGCCCAGGCCGGCAAGGCCGAAGTGAGCGTGCGCCAGCTGCTGGCGCATCAGGCCGGCCTGGCCGCGATCCACCCGGCGCTGACGCTGCGGGATCTGGCGGATCTGCCGCGACTCGCCGACAAGCTCGCCGCGCAGAAACCCAATTGGCCGCCCGGTGAGCGGCACGGCTATCACGGCATCACGCTGGGCTGGTACGAGGGCGAGCTGATTCGGCGGGTGGATCCCGCAGGCCGTTCGCTCGGCAGGTTTTTCGCCGAGGAGATCGCGGCGCCGATGGGGCTTGATTTCTATATCGGCTTACCGGATTCGGTGGACCGGGACCGGGTGGCGCTGCTGGACACCTGGCCATTCACCCGGCTGCTGCTGAACCTGGACAAGTTCCCGCCGAAAATGGTTGCCGCGCTGTTCAATCCGCGGAGCCTGAGTTTTAGGGCACTGCGTTCGGTCAAGGGTGTGTCGAACCTGTCGAAGTTCAACAACGACGAGGTCCGGAAGGTGGAGATGCCCGCCGCGAACGGCACCGGCACCGCCCGCTCGGTGGCCCAGCTCTACGGCGACGCGGCCACCGGGGGCGCGCAGCTCGGGCTCACGCCGGAAGTGTTCGGCGAACTCAAGCGGGCACCGACGCCGCCGACCGGTGGGGTGCGGGACATGGTGTTGCACACCGATTCCGCGTTCGCGCTCGGGTTCCTCAAGTCCACGCCGTTCAGCGTGTTCGGCTCCTCCGATGACGCGTTCGGCACCCCCGGCGCCGGTGGCTCGTTCGGCTTCGCCGACCCGGACACCGGCGTCGGCTACAGCTACGTGATGAACAAACTGGGTGTGCACCTGATCAGCGACCCCCGCGAACTCGCGTTGCGCCAGACACTGTTCCGCGACGTGCTCGGGGCCCGGCCGCAGAGCTAG
- a CDS encoding aspartate:alanine exchanger family transporter — MTGVLQFLSEQPLITIAVVIMIGTALGALSVRGIQLGAAGILFAALGLAAWGASAGVEIEVPEALGSFGLALFAFATGVISGPGFFAAIRTAWPLMLSVGGVIFAAAAVTLILGRAMGLDNDAIAGVFAGSQTNTPALAAAGGGAEATVGYACAYLFGVLAMLATTAWSLRRAASDTDAPAPIVGATIRVDRDQPVLAADLQNWIGGKVKLVRVNHAGESEVSAVTPDTVFGHGDKVSVVGEDDDVDVLVERLGHRSTHDLTEDRSDLDFRRITLSNPRFGGRRVADLRLVARYGATVSRVRRGDVDLVSTPSLRLQLGDRLRVVAPPESMHAVTELLGDSNRGQTAFAPVALGAGLAIGLGIGMIPISLPGGLTVSIGAAAGTLLVGLAMGRMRRIGPILTSMPVTSATVLAEIGLMLFLAYAGCKAGGMIGVAFGSGEVVRLVLVGAAASVVVALGSYALTRWVFKLGGVRSAGVLGGVQTQPALLGFANERTGYDARVSLGYALVYPTAMIVKVIAAQFLVIL, encoded by the coding sequence GTGACCGGCGTCCTGCAGTTTCTGTCTGAGCAGCCGCTGATCACCATCGCGGTGGTGATCATGATCGGCACCGCGCTCGGCGCGCTGTCGGTGCGCGGCATCCAACTCGGCGCCGCCGGGATCCTGTTCGCGGCGCTCGGCCTGGCCGCCTGGGGCGCTTCGGCAGGTGTCGAGATCGAGGTCCCCGAAGCGCTCGGGTCGTTCGGCCTGGCGCTGTTCGCCTTCGCCACCGGCGTCATCTCCGGCCCCGGGTTCTTCGCCGCGATCCGCACCGCCTGGCCGCTGATGCTGTCGGTCGGCGGCGTCATCTTCGCCGCGGCCGCGGTGACCTTGATTCTCGGCCGGGCTATGGGATTGGACAATGACGCGATCGCCGGTGTCTTCGCCGGATCGCAGACCAACACTCCGGCGCTGGCCGCCGCCGGCGGTGGGGCGGAGGCCACCGTCGGATACGCCTGCGCCTACCTGTTCGGGGTGCTGGCGATGCTCGCCACCACCGCGTGGTCACTGCGCCGGGCGGCGTCGGACACCGACGCGCCGGCCCCCATCGTGGGCGCCACCATCCGGGTGGACCGCGACCAGCCGGTGCTCGCCGCCGACTTGCAGAACTGGATCGGCGGCAAGGTCAAACTCGTCCGGGTCAATCACGCCGGCGAGTCAGAGGTCAGCGCGGTGACCCCCGACACGGTCTTCGGCCACGGCGACAAGGTGTCGGTGGTGGGGGAGGACGACGACGTCGACGTGCTGGTCGAGCGGCTCGGGCACCGCTCCACCCACGACCTCACCGAGGACCGGTCCGACCTGGATTTCCGGCGGATCACCCTGTCGAACCCACGCTTCGGCGGGCGGCGGGTCGCCGACCTGCGGCTGGTCGCCCGGTACGGCGCGACGGTGTCGCGGGTCCGGCGCGGCGACGTCGACCTGGTCAGCACCCCGTCGCTGCGGCTGCAGCTCGGCGACCGGCTGCGGGTGGTCGCGCCGCCGGAGAGCATGCACGCCGTCACCGAGCTGCTGGGTGACTCCAATCGCGGTCAGACCGCGTTCGCCCCGGTGGCACTGGGCGCCGGGTTGGCGATCGGGCTGGGCATCGGCATGATCCCCATCTCGCTGCCGGGCGGGCTGACCGTCTCGATCGGCGCGGCCGCGGGCACCCTGCTGGTCGGGCTGGCGATGGGCCGGATGCGCCGGATCGGGCCGATCCTGACCAGCATGCCGGTCACCTCCGCGACCGTGCTCGCCGAGATCGGGCTGATGCTGTTCCTGGCGTATGCCGGGTGCAAGGCCGGCGGGATGATCGGGGTGGCGTTCGGCTCCGGGGAGGTGGTCCGGCTGGTGCTGGTCGGCGCCGCGGCCTCGGTGGTGGTGGCCCTCGGCAGTTACGCGCTCACCCGGTGGGTGTTCAAACTCGGCGGGGTGCGCAGCGCCGGGGTGCTCGGCGGGGTGCAGACCCAGCCGGCGCTGCTCGGCTTCGCCAATGAGCGCACCGGATACGACGCCCGGGTGTCACTCGGGTACGCGCTGGTCTACCCGACCGCGATGATCGTGAAGGTGATCGCCGCCCAGTTCCTGGTGATTCTCTAG
- a CDS encoding serine hydrolase domain-containing protein produces MVDDIPVSGSCASEFAGVRAAFEQNFSERGELGAAVAVWVDGQLVVNLWGGHADAAGAVPWTQDTLAPVYSGSKGLTSTCVHLLAERGELDLDAPVASYWPEFAQSNKAGVTVAMVLGHRSGVIAPRRAMEPEEVGDWDAVCEQIAAASPWWTPGGAQGYHAGTFGFILGELVRRVTGRTLSQYLRTEIAEPHGADVHIGLPDAQHRRCAEMVNKPTVREIVGKVGIDAPPQRLGDHPMAGWAASLGFLPDDELGVRDIAAWRRAEFPGTNAHVSALGMSTFYNALACEKILTLEHMFRARASQGGFDPDVVLGARVADHGWGLGYMLNQRMVAGPNPLIFGHGGSGGSFAFVDLEHRIGYSYVMNYFDATKCNADPRSVALSDEVYRVLGVL; encoded by the coding sequence GTGGTCGACGACATTCCGGTATCCGGGAGCTGCGCGTCCGAGTTCGCCGGTGTCCGAGCCGCTTTCGAACAGAACTTCTCCGAGCGCGGCGAACTCGGCGCGGCCGTCGCAGTGTGGGTCGACGGCCAACTCGTGGTCAACCTCTGGGGTGGCCACGCCGACGCCGCGGGGGCCGTCCCCTGGACCCAGGACACCCTGGCCCCGGTGTACTCCGGCAGCAAGGGCCTGACCAGCACCTGCGTGCACCTGCTGGCCGAGCGCGGTGAGCTGGACCTGGACGCTCCGGTGGCCAGCTACTGGCCGGAGTTCGCCCAGTCCAACAAGGCCGGCGTGACGGTGGCGATGGTGCTCGGACATCGTTCCGGGGTGATCGCGCCGCGCCGCGCCATGGAGCCCGAGGAGGTCGGCGACTGGGACGCGGTGTGCGAGCAGATCGCCGCGGCCTCACCCTGGTGGACCCCGGGCGGCGCACAGGGTTACCACGCCGGAACGTTCGGATTCATTCTCGGCGAGCTGGTGCGGCGGGTCACCGGCCGCACCCTGAGCCAGTACCTGCGCACCGAGATCGCCGAACCTCACGGCGCCGACGTGCACATCGGGCTGCCCGACGCGCAGCACCGACGGTGCGCGGAGATGGTGAACAAGCCGACCGTCCGCGAGATCGTCGGCAAGGTCGGGATCGACGCCCCGCCGCAGCGGCTCGGAGATCACCCGATGGCGGGCTGGGCGGCCTCGTTGGGATTCCTGCCCGACGACGAGTTGGGCGTTCGCGATATCGCCGCCTGGCGGCGCGCGGAGTTCCCGGGCACCAATGCCCACGTCTCCGCGCTCGGGATGTCGACCTTCTATAACGCGTTGGCCTGCGAGAAGATCCTCACCCTCGAGCACATGTTCCGGGCCCGCGCCTCCCAGGGCGGCTTCGACCCCGACGTGGTTCTGGGCGCCCGGGTCGCCGACCATGGCTGGGGTCTGGGCTACATGCTCAACCAGCGGATGGTCGCCGGTCCCAACCCGCTGATCTTCGGCCACGGCGGATCCGGCGGGTCGTTCGCGTTCGTCGACCTGGAACACCGCATCGGCTACTCGTATGTGATGAACTACTTCGACGCCACCAAGTGCAACGCCGACCCACGTTCGGTCGCGCTGTCCGATGAGGTCTACCGGGTGCTCGGCGTTCTCTAG
- a CDS encoding DUF1542 domain-containing protein: MLTLLVVLIVAGIGFWIWNSSQTAKRNAAALDDAKADARRVIERLGGQTMLLTGVDEPSRQALADAAERLTAASSQIDQANTVAQAKLAKESALEGLYYVRAARVAMGMDPGPDPEPLAGQRVAGAVTEDRTVEYEGRRIEASPTPSNRTPNYYPGGRVAGRPVPAGWYSEPWWRTALVAGAWGVGSMMLFGALFAGMPGTGYQDGLEQGLAEGGDGGDLGGDGGYDGGDAGGGDYGGWDSGGGDVGGDWGGFGGGDFGGGFGDFGGGFGDF, encoded by the coding sequence ATGCTGACGCTGCTGGTTGTGCTGATCGTCGCCGGGATCGGTTTCTGGATCTGGAACTCGAGCCAGACCGCGAAGCGCAATGCGGCCGCCCTGGATGACGCCAAGGCCGACGCCCGCCGGGTGATCGAGCGTCTCGGCGGGCAGACCATGCTGCTCACCGGCGTCGACGAGCCGTCCCGCCAAGCGCTGGCCGACGCGGCCGAGCGGCTGACCGCCGCGAGCTCGCAGATCGACCAGGCGAACACCGTCGCCCAGGCGAAGCTGGCGAAGGAGAGCGCGCTGGAGGGCCTGTACTACGTGCGGGCGGCCCGCGTCGCGATGGGCATGGATCCCGGGCCGGATCCCGAGCCGCTGGCCGGCCAACGAGTGGCCGGCGCGGTGACCGAGGATCGCACGGTGGAGTACGAGGGCCGCCGGATCGAGGCCTCCCCCACCCCGTCGAACCGCACCCCGAACTATTACCCCGGCGGCCGGGTCGCCGGCCGGCCGGTGCCGGCCGGTTGGTACTCCGAACCGTGGTGGCGCACCGCGCTGGTCGCCGGCGCCTGGGGCGTGGGCTCGATGATGCTGTTCGGCGCGCTGTTCGCCGGCATGCCCGGCACCGGCTACCAGGACGGGTTGGAGCAGGGCCTGGCCGAGGGCGGCGACGGTGGTGACCTCGGCGGTGACGGTGGCTACGACGGCGGCGACGCGGGCGGCGGCGATTACGGCGGCTGGGACTCCGGCGGCGGCGATGTCGGCGGCGACTGGGGCGGCTTCGGCGGTGGCGACTTCGGCGGCGGTTTCGGGGACTTCGGCGGCGGCTTCGGCGACTTCTGA